A portion of the Bdellovibrio bacteriovorus genome contains these proteins:
- a CDS encoding DivIVA domain-containing protein, producing the protein MRITPIDIAHKSFTKKMMGLDADEVMDFLQQVASQMESLIQERNALKEGIREKELSLMEYKERDQVLKETIATASQMAERLRQDADREAKLIIADAQQKAEIITRDSRDSLKKMYQEVTDLKRARMQFEANLKALAQAHLSLLEQGEKYMPQMQLPNHNIANTNGNGNGPGRSPNVSPLSAE; encoded by the coding sequence ATGAGAATCACTCCTATAGATATTGCTCATAAGTCTTTCACGAAAAAGATGATGGGTCTTGATGCTGACGAAGTTATGGATTTCCTTCAGCAAGTGGCTTCGCAAATGGAGTCTTTAATTCAAGAACGCAATGCCTTGAAAGAAGGCATCCGCGAAAAAGAACTTTCCTTGATGGAATACAAAGAACGCGATCAAGTGTTGAAAGAAACAATCGCAACAGCTTCGCAAATGGCCGAGCGTCTTCGTCAAGATGCAGACCGTGAAGCGAAATTGATCATTGCTGATGCTCAACAAAAAGCGGAAATCATCACTCGGGACTCTCGCGATTCATTGAAAAAGATGTATCAAGAAGTGACGGACTTAAAACGTGCTCGCATGCAGTTTGAAGCAAACTTAAAAGCTTTGGCCCAAGCTCACCTTTCTTTGCTTGAGCAAGGTGAAAAGTACATGCCACAAATGCAGCTTCCAAACCATAACATCGCGAACACGAATGGAAATGGTAACGGACCGGGCCGCTCTCCCAATGTATCCCCTCTGTCTGCAGAGTAA
- a CDS encoding DUF167 domain-containing protein: protein MLEIIKGGVRLHLFIQPKSSKNEVVGPHNGELKIKITAPPVDGKANEALIEFLSDYFDIPKRQVVLVKGDTGRHKTVDLMGVEEKTARELLKL from the coding sequence ATGTTAGAAATTATAAAAGGTGGAGTTCGGCTCCACCTTTTTATTCAGCCAAAGTCCTCTAAAAACGAAGTTGTGGGTCCTCACAACGGCGAACTCAAAATTAAAATCACCGCCCCGCCTGTCGATGGCAAAGCCAACGAAGCGCTGATCGAATTTCTTTCAGACTATTTTGATATTCCAAAAAGGCAGGTTGTTTTAGTGAAAGGCGATACCGGCCGCCATAAAACCGTCGACCTTATGGGTGTCGAAGAAAAAACGGCTCGCGAGCTTTTAAAGCTTTAA